The Petrocella atlantisensis genome has a window encoding:
- the cpaB gene encoding Flp pilus assembly protein CpaB translates to MKNIFRNRTIIGITCIVVALAICFGLTPMYNTAITAKTEMVRVSQDILKGEVITKDMLQVVEIGEYNLPDNIIRDKENIIGKYANSDIYKGDYLMADKLSDSPLVNYAYLYDFDGSERAISVTIKTFAAGLSGKLEPGDIVTIMVSDFGERKETITPIELQYVQVLAVTASSGLDTEEYVAPEESNYAEDEKELPSTITLKVSADQAKLLADLEIKGKIHAVFVYRGSEENCNEFLEEQKVVLEEIRLQKEEEERLAEDEKLRLKDLLNQEENTEDLDETNAEGEVPMDDIPVDNEGGEIDATE, encoded by the coding sequence ATGAAAAACATCTTTAGAAACAGAACCATCATAGGTATCACATGCATTGTAGTGGCCTTAGCCATATGCTTTGGCTTAACTCCAATGTACAATACTGCAATCACAGCAAAGACTGAAATGGTCAGAGTAAGCCAAGACATTCTAAAAGGAGAGGTAATAACAAAGGACATGCTACAAGTGGTCGAAATAGGTGAATACAACCTACCAGACAACATCATTCGAGACAAAGAAAACATTATAGGAAAATATGCAAACAGTGATATTTACAAAGGGGACTATCTTATGGCAGACAAGCTATCAGATAGTCCTCTTGTTAATTATGCGTATCTGTATGATTTTGATGGAAGTGAAAGAGCTATTTCAGTCACCATTAAAACTTTTGCAGCGGGTTTATCAGGAAAACTTGAACCAGGTGATATTGTTACCATTATGGTATCTGACTTTGGTGAAAGAAAAGAAACCATAACCCCTATTGAGCTTCAGTATGTTCAGGTATTAGCAGTCACAGCGTCTTCGGGACTTGATACAGAAGAGTATGTGGCACCAGAAGAGAGTAATTACGCAGAAGATGAAAAAGAACTACCATCAACGATTACTCTAAAGGTATCAGCAGACCAAGCGAAACTACTTGCAGATCTAGAGATTAAAGGGAAGATTCACGCTGTTTTTGTTTATAGGGGAAGTGAAGAAAATTGTAATGAATTCTTAGAGGAGCAAAAAGTGGTCTTAGAAGAGATTAGGCTTCAAAAAGAGGAAGAAGAACGTTTAGCTGAAGATGAAAAATTACGTTTAAAAGACCTGCTTAATCAAGAGGAAAATACTGAAGATTTGGATGAAACAAATGCTGAAGGTGAAGTTCCTATGGATGATATTCCTGTAGATAATGAAGGTGGTGAAATAGATGCAACTGAATAA
- a CDS encoding SIR2 family protein — MNLEDILSFNAPYNKRNLDKLIEQIKIGSVVPYAGAGMSILFDGIYPSWNGFLESTFDMFITEDKKSVFDTLDFEEKAEFLYDKIGKISFADHLLETFAEKYIRKNVSEFVTKPVYLLPIIFNKGLIMTTNYDKVIERVYNIHDEIFSVAHPGHYEVFNRSLRDQSLLVYKIHGDISEPQTSIILSKEQYDKAYSNEMLIQTLKQAFLSKEMLFLGCSLTKDKPIEFLCSISSEGMRNFAIISCENENKQAKRLQLENEFFTQAILYPEGKHEALKILLDHIARLVNPAGYFKVFNSESGTEVEIEKISLSKEWFINQNNIQIRNLGDRYLPELNIRLELSNVFDGLNRSASFFERLSKKTDEFLIKLKKLDIDKISGFVDSICDIVSCFSLDQSQVFVDFEIIQKCEEIESILNAQIEDLYKELDYTIDVNKRSTLQNNIYEFNQAYNCLDEYITYINSEEITVLNNPFVLLYGEGGIGKSHIIADTVRNREEEGRESLLFLGQVFREDSSPLSIMLRELEVEHSSDDFFDILNQRAKKNQSRIVIFIDALNEGNGKAVWKEYLGGIVEKIKKYDWLGLVVSVREEYMDNIFSDNQQLYDMFVNVKHQGFSTIEYKAIKKYFEYYNVQFNDIPFAEQEFRNPLFLRLLCEGFRDDYIKLSEISIMDVYKKYLDAINRKISETCGYSRHFNIVEKVINEMVKFKLTSGRANNLISLECAYDITIEIERRYNIHKSLFDELLSNGVLTQNRRYDNLDYVYITYERLDDYLYAHLLVDDLEVIGVTDFQEKYQNIVNYEGLLEALAIVMSERTELEIFEVFEGTKRNIIKGFCDSLKWRKNSRINEKTMKYINDIVLRYQYGFESIMEILLLISTKVGHDLNADKTVDFVLNHPMPERDARFIPLYDKLYYEEGSSLNRLIDWCYLNSAGNNPLDETIRLTSEVMALFLISSNRELRDKTTKGLINVLIGRINVLIKVIEKFKDVDDPYILERLFAVAYGCIIAEKDETQIIALAQFTYDNIFSNGNVYPNMLLRDYAKSIVEYAIYKVPDIIISKTDIMPPYNSKMPIIPTDDDIKKYKYDYEKPDFKDYYWSQNSILSSMKVEYGRDGSSGGYGDFGRYTFQRYFSHWEGLDYHDLKNIAIKKIFDLGYDVEKHGEYDRRINSRRFHSGKVERIGKKYQWIAFYELAARVADNYKMKYHIDCYGGTEDIFCKGAYEPSLRNIDPTIVSYNYVIKERILHNRLYKVPEINSNEWLSEFNDLPSIEMMLDIKYDNRQFALLNGSYSWSEDKKLGEEKYQNPHKDMWVQLNAYIIKNADYEKTIESLKDKDFMGRWLPEPNDNGYLFNKEYYWSEAFEFYCSPYYCGEEWVVFDDRGELGLYDIFVLLPTSRYYTERDGDTIDNAGSLYWYKPCLELVNELNMKYGRENSVLFGEDEKVSCFDSAELLNEDIGFFIDKEEMRSFLESKGYKVFWTLLAEKRILGDKHHRGTERYRQPHVSGVITLDDNSKYQVSMTKFED; from the coding sequence ATGAATCTTGAAGATATTTTAAGCTTTAATGCACCATATAATAAAAGAAATCTAGATAAGTTAATTGAACAAATAAAAATCGGCAGTGTTGTGCCATATGCTGGAGCTGGAATGTCTATTCTTTTTGACGGGATATATCCGTCATGGAATGGTTTTTTAGAATCTACATTTGATATGTTTATTACTGAGGATAAAAAAAGTGTATTTGATACCCTTGATTTTGAAGAGAAGGCAGAGTTCTTATATGATAAGATTGGGAAAATCAGTTTTGCTGATCATCTTCTAGAGACTTTTGCGGAAAAATATATTAGAAAAAATGTATCGGAGTTTGTTACTAAACCAGTATATTTGTTACCGATTATATTTAATAAAGGACTAATAATGACAACGAATTATGATAAAGTCATTGAAAGAGTTTACAATATACATGATGAAATATTTTCAGTCGCCCATCCTGGACATTATGAAGTATTTAATCGTTCTCTTCGTGATCAGTCACTTTTAGTTTATAAAATACATGGTGATATATCAGAACCTCAAACATCAATTATTCTAAGTAAGGAACAATACGACAAAGCATATTCTAATGAGATGCTAATTCAAACATTAAAACAAGCCTTTCTTAGTAAAGAGATGTTATTTTTAGGGTGTAGTTTGACTAAAGATAAGCCAATCGAGTTTTTATGTAGTATTTCTTCTGAAGGTATGAGAAACTTCGCAATTATTTCATGTGAAAATGAAAATAAACAGGCCAAACGATTGCAACTAGAAAATGAATTTTTCACGCAAGCAATTTTATATCCTGAGGGTAAACATGAAGCATTGAAAATTCTTTTAGATCATATTGCAAGACTAGTCAATCCTGCAGGGTATTTTAAAGTGTTTAATAGTGAATCTGGAACTGAGGTGGAGATAGAAAAAATTTCGTTAAGTAAGGAATGGTTTATAAATCAAAACAATATTCAGATCAGAAATTTAGGGGATAGATATTTACCAGAATTAAATATTAGACTCGAATTAAGTAACGTATTTGATGGCTTGAATAGAAGCGCATCATTCTTCGAGCGATTGAGTAAAAAAACAGATGAATTTTTAATAAAATTAAAGAAACTAGATATTGATAAAATTAGCGGATTTGTTGATAGTATTTGTGACATTGTATCTTGTTTCAGTTTGGATCAAAGTCAGGTTTTTGTTGATTTTGAGATTATTCAAAAATGTGAAGAAATTGAATCAATTTTAAATGCTCAGATAGAGGATCTATATAAGGAATTGGATTATACCATTGATGTAAACAAAAGAAGTACACTTCAAAATAACATATATGAATTTAACCAAGCATATAACTGCTTAGATGAATATATTACTTATATAAATTCAGAAGAAATTACCGTATTGAATAACCCTTTTGTCCTTTTATATGGTGAAGGTGGTATAGGAAAATCGCATATAATAGCAGACACAGTTAGAAATAGAGAAGAGGAAGGCAGAGAATCATTGCTTTTTTTAGGGCAAGTATTTAGAGAGGATAGCAGCCCATTGTCAATAATGCTAAGAGAGTTAGAAGTGGAGCATAGCTCTGATGATTTTTTTGATATATTAAATCAAAGGGCAAAAAAAAACCAAAGTCGTATTGTAATATTTATAGATGCATTGAATGAGGGGAATGGCAAGGCAGTTTGGAAAGAGTATTTAGGTGGGATTGTAGAGAAAATAAAAAAATATGATTGGTTAGGATTAGTTGTTTCTGTTCGAGAAGAATATATGGATAATATTTTTTCAGACAATCAACAGTTATATGATATGTTTGTTAATGTGAAGCATCAAGGATTTTCGACAATTGAATATAAGGCTATCAAAAAGTATTTTGAATACTATAATGTCCAATTCAATGATATTCCATTTGCTGAACAAGAATTTAGAAATCCTTTATTTCTAAGACTTTTATGTGAAGGATTTAGGGATGATTATATAAAATTATCAGAAATTAGTATTATGGATGTCTATAAAAAATATCTTGATGCTATTAATAGAAAAATATCAGAGACTTGCGGTTATAGTAGGCATTTTAATATTGTGGAAAAAGTAATTAATGAGATGGTTAAATTTAAACTTACTTCTGGTAGGGCTAACAATCTAATATCTTTAGAGTGTGCTTATGATATTACGATTGAGATTGAGAGAAGGTATAATATTCACAAATCGTTGTTTGATGAACTTCTTTCAAATGGAGTATTAACTCAAAACAGAAGATATGATAATTTGGATTATGTGTATATAACATATGAGAGGTTAGATGATTACCTATATGCACATTTACTAGTTGATGATTTAGAAGTTATTGGAGTTACTGACTTTCAAGAAAAATATCAAAATATTGTGAATTATGAAGGGCTACTTGAAGCATTAGCAATTGTGATGTCAGAAAGAACAGAACTTGAAATTTTTGAAGTATTTGAAGGTACCAAAAGAAACATCATTAAAGGTTTTTGTGATTCGCTTAAGTGGAGAAAGAATAGTAGAATAAATGAAAAGACAATGAAATATATTAATGATATTGTTTTAAGATACCAATATGGATTTGAGAGCATAATGGAGATTTTGCTTTTAATATCTACTAAGGTTGGTCATGATTTGAATGCTGACAAAACAGTTGATTTTGTTCTGAATCATCCTATGCCAGAACGGGATGCAAGATTTATACCGTTATACGATAAATTGTATTATGAAGAAGGCTCGTCTTTAAATAGATTAATTGATTGGTGCTACTTAAATAGTGCTGGAAATAATCCTTTAGATGAAACAATTAGGCTGACATCAGAAGTAATGGCTCTATTTTTAATATCTTCTAATAGGGAATTAAGGGATAAAACAACCAAAGGATTAATAAATGTTCTAATTGGGAGAATAAATGTATTAATTAAGGTTATTGAAAAATTTAAAGACGTTGATGATCCATATATTTTAGAAAGGCTTTTTGCTGTAGCATATGGGTGCATCATTGCGGAAAAAGATGAAACTCAAATAATAGCTTTAGCTCAATTTACCTACGATAATATATTTAGTAATGGAAATGTTTATCCCAATATGTTATTGAGAGATTATGCAAAAAGTATTGTTGAATATGCTATATATAAAGTTCCTGATATTATTATATCTAAAACAGATATAATGCCACCTTATAATTCTAAAATGCCTATAATACCTACTGATGACGATATAAAGAAATATAAGTATGATTATGAGAAACCGGATTTTAAAGATTATTATTGGAGCCAAAATTCAATATTGAGTTCTATGAAGGTTGAGTATGGTAGAGATGGATCATCAGGGGGATATGGTGATTTTGGTCGATATACATTTCAACGTTACTTTTCACATTGGGAAGGTTTGGACTATCATGACTTAAAAAATATTGCGATTAAGAAGATCTTTGATTTAGGATATGATGTGGAAAAGCATGGTGAATATGATCGTAGGATAAATTCAAGAAGATTTCATAGTGGAAAAGTAGAGCGAATTGGAAAAAAATATCAGTGGATTGCATTTTATGAATTAGCTGCACGAGTTGCAGATAACTATAAGATGAAATATCATATAGATTGTTATGGAGGAACAGAAGATATATTTTGCAAAGGAGCCTATGAACCATCATTAAGAAATATTGATCCGACTATTGTATCATACAATTATGTGATTAAAGAAAGGATTTTGCATAATAGACTATACAAGGTTCCTGAAATAAATAGTAATGAGTGGTTGTCAGAGTTTAATGATTTACCTAGTATTGAAATGATGTTAGACATAAAATATGATAATAGACAATTTGCGTTGTTAAATGGATCGTATAGCTGGAGTGAGGATAAGAAATTAGGAGAAGAAAAATATCAAAACCCACATAAAGATATGTGGGTTCAGCTAAATGCATATATTATTAAAAATGCTGATTATGAAAAGACTATTGAAAGTTTGAAAGATAAAGACTTTATGGGGAGATGGCTCCCGGAACCAAATGACAATGGATATCTTTTTAATAAAGAATATTATTGGTCTGAGGCTTTTGAATTCTATTGTTCACCTTATTACTGTGGAGAAGAGTGGGTTGTTTTTGATGACAGAGGGGAGTTGGGATTATACGATATATTTGTGTTGTTGCCAACTAGCAGGTATTATACAGAAAGGGATGGAGATACAATAGATAATGCTGGTTCTTTGTATTGGTACAAACCTTGTTTGGAGTTGGTTAATGAATTGAACATGAAATATGGAAGGGAAAATTCAGTTCTTTTCGGAGAAGATGAAAAAGTATCATGTTTTGATAGTGCGGAGTTATTGAATGAGGATATTGGATTTTTTATAGATAAGGAGGAAATGAGGTCATTTCTTGAATCAAAAGGCTATAAGGTATTTTGGACTTTGTTAGCTGAAAAAAGAATTCTTGGGGATAAACATCATCGAGGAACAGAACGGTATAGACAACCACATGTTTCAGGAGTGATTACACTGGATGACAATAGTAAATATCAAGTGTCTATGACGAAATTTGAAGATTAG
- a CDS encoding exonuclease/endonuclease/phosphatase family protein, whose translation MRILEWNVNCAIGSKHGRQCLKSLFNFNKDPEYDILILTEFYRLEDYFEFEKNVRAWGYEPFITVEQNNRNDVFIAVLKEHKPKLKSGELYRSDLPDFLVVSFETADKEFIVIGIRLFGGYNLMKSQFEKFLPLANEFKNVIIAGDFNNGKIHGEEKIYKKEEIDVLYKPYLQFEYNYHRLKLWFYENEFSMITPDHGVSYPYKPPYKGGSRIDHFSIKNIKIDDVLYLETKLSDHNQLVGKLIID comes from the coding sequence ATGAGAATCCTTGAATGGAACGTAAATTGTGCAATTGGTAGCAAACATGGGAGGCAGTGTCTAAAATCGCTTTTTAATTTTAATAAAGATCCTGAGTACGATATTTTAATATTAACAGAATTTTATAGACTTGAAGATTACTTTGAATTCGAAAAAAATGTTAGGGCTTGGGGGTATGAACCTTTTATAACAGTGGAACAGAATAATCGCAATGATGTGTTTATTGCAGTATTAAAAGAACACAAACCGAAATTAAAAAGTGGAGAATTATATAGAAGTGATTTACCAGATTTTTTAGTGGTATCTTTTGAAACTGCTGATAAAGAATTTATAGTTATTGGCATCCGTTTATTTGGTGGTTATAATCTCATGAAGAGCCAATTTGAAAAATTTTTACCTCTCGCAAATGAATTTAAAAATGTAATAATTGCTGGGGATTTTAATAATGGTAAAATTCATGGGGAAGAAAAAATTTATAAAAAAGAGGAAATAGATGTCTTGTACAAACCCTATCTCCAGTTTGAATATAATTATCACCGGCTCAAATTGTGGTTTTATGAAAATGAATTTTCGATGATTACACCAGATCACGGTGTATCATATCCCTATAAACCACCATATAAAGGTGGAAGCAGAATTGACCATTTTTCCATAAAAAATATTAAAATAGATGATGTTCTATATTTAGAAACAAAATTGAGCGATCATAATCAATTAGTAGGTAAACTAATAATAGATTGA
- a CDS encoding prepilin peptidase, which translates to MKEELMLLRTIPWKHRVVLIVMGAISILLYLFGFINFITGLKYPTFFALLLFASYFDLKCRMIPDWIHILLIIIGLINFDVTKSVLGFLISPLPFLIMALVSTGSIGGGDIKLVGSSGFVLGYGSTIAASMISIIVAVCFYSLYYLSYKKVKSMAFPFAPFFQVGCMIAMFFGGT; encoded by the coding sequence ATGAAAGAGGAATTAATGTTGTTGAGGACGATACCCTGGAAGCATAGAGTTGTTTTGATTGTAATGGGTGCAATAAGTATACTATTATATTTATTTGGATTTATAAATTTTATTACTGGATTGAAATACCCAACATTCTTTGCTCTTTTGTTGTTTGCTTCATACTTTGATTTGAAATGTCGAATGATTCCTGATTGGATTCACATTTTGCTAATTATCATTGGTTTAATAAACTTTGATGTAACGAAATCTGTGTTGGGATTTTTGATATCACCATTACCATTTCTAATTATGGCATTAGTTAGTACTGGCAGTATTGGTGGTGGTGATATCAAGTTAGTTGGTTCAAGTGGTTTTGTATTAGGCTATGGGAGCACAATTGCAGCTTCAATGATTAGTATTATAGTTGCAGTTTGTTTCTATAGTCTGTATTATTTAAGTTATAAAAAGGTTAAGAGTATGGCATTTCCGTTTGCGCCATTTTTTCAAGTGGGATGTATGATAGCTATGTTTTTTGGAGGTACTTAA
- a CDS encoding helix-turn-helix domain-containing protein produces the protein MDDHRLKYKMAGSLKATITGKYIYTLLCDYAGAKGRIQISIGKISKLLNISRTAVRRNLHRLEESGYIMIHTKSDDDGTRKANVYELI, from the coding sequence ATGGATGATCATAGATTGAAGTATAAAATGGCAGGAAGTCTTAAAGCAACTATAACTGGTAAATATATTTATACCTTGTTATGTGATTATGCAGGAGCTAAAGGACGAATACAAATCTCAATTGGAAAGATCAGCAAGTTATTAAACATAAGTCGAACAGCAGTCAGACGGAATTTGCATAGACTTGAAGAAAGTGGTTATATCATGATTCATACTAAAAGTGATGATGATGGTACAAGAAAAGCCAATGTATATGAATTAATTTAG
- a CDS encoding mercury transporter, producing MDIVDEMALAFIVLIRSGSVLRIIYCFITMAGDEEQAVTYKKRIKNTIMFYIMAESVYIIRDLAMHYYS from the coding sequence ATGGATATCGTAGATGAAATGGCACTCGCTTTTATTGTACTTATTCGTTCAGGTTCAGTCCTTCGTATTATATACTGTTTTATCACAATGGCAGGAGATGAGGAACAGGCGGTCACTTATAAGAAGCGAATAAAAAATACAATTATGTTCTATATAATGGCTGAGTCTGTTTATATTATTAGAGATTTAGCCATGCATTATTACAGTTAA
- a CDS encoding conjugal transfer protein TrbL family protein, which produces MEFVIMLLISAILTGCMLYVNTMLEGIVPIALHAEDYMDTLLGTNGVSGIFDIFFAFGVSLIILKFLKKGFERYILWTEGDADTEPIILLTGFFKALAVSICFPTLYDWLAEIVADMSSQVITIISDDMATDFTAIITGISTAGIFTGILSLIFFICFFMLYIQFLTRGLEILILRVGVPLACVGLMDNDNGIFRTYIQKFFQSTLAVMVQIILAKLGIALMLNMHVFWGLAALLLALRTPKFLQEFIIVSGGQGGGGMMNKVYSTARIYQMGKSVITK; this is translated from the coding sequence TTGGAGTTTGTCATAATGCTTTTAATATCAGCAATCCTAACGGGTTGTATGTTATATGTGAATACTATGTTAGAGGGTATTGTACCAATTGCACTTCATGCAGAAGACTATATGGATACACTACTTGGAACAAATGGAGTCAGTGGAATCTTTGATATCTTTTTTGCCTTTGGTGTTTCATTGATTATATTGAAGTTTTTAAAGAAAGGCTTTGAGCGATACATTCTATGGACAGAAGGCGATGCAGATACAGAACCTATTATTTTATTAACAGGATTCTTTAAGGCACTTGCTGTATCCATCTGTTTTCCAACACTTTACGACTGGTTAGCTGAGATCGTAGCCGATATGAGTAGTCAGGTGATTACGATTATATCTGATGATATGGCTACTGATTTTACAGCTATTATCACTGGGATTTCAACAGCGGGGATTTTCACAGGAATCTTATCATTGATTTTCTTTATCTGTTTCTTTATGTTATACATTCAGTTCCTAACAAGAGGACTTGAAATATTGATTCTAAGGGTTGGAGTACCACTTGCTTGTGTAGGGCTTATGGATAATGATAACGGTATATTTAGGACATATATTCAGAAGTTTTTTCAAAGTACATTGGCTGTTATGGTTCAGATCATACTTGCAAAGCTCGGAATAGCCTTGATGTTAAATATGCATGTATTCTGGGGATTAGCAGCACTCTTATTAGCACTTAGAACACCTAAGTTCTTACAGGAATTCATTATTGTATCAGGTGGACAAGGTGGTGGCGGCATGATGAATAAAGTTTACTCAACAGCTAGAATTTATCAAATGGGTAAATCAGTGATTACGAAATAA
- a CDS encoding reverse transcriptase domain-containing protein — protein sequence MRNPVDVLNSLQSKACSENYYYQRLYRNLYNPEFYLLAYSQIYAKEGNMTMGTDNKTIDGMGMERINELIESLRNHSYQPKPARRVYIEKKNGKKRPLGIPSFDDKLVQAVIKMILESIYEQTFSNLSHGFRPGRSCHTALQQIQGSFTGSKWFIEGDIKGFFDNINHEVLITILRKRIKDEYFIALMWKFLKAGYLENWTYHKTYSGTPQGSLISPILSNVYLNELDKYMEEYIENYQAGKRRTRSEEYRHWEYKLKYLRYKKYPVTKPEKWNGLTDDEKSGVVKDIKAIRSKMMELPYGEAQDEGYRRLAYTRYADDWVCGVIGNKEDAIAIKEDIKCFLSEKLKLELSEEKTLITNAKNKARFLGFDIFTSNSVNHSKDKNGHTRRTQHMKIKLYVPRECWQKKLMDHKALKINYHKGEGYQEVFEPIHRTYLISNDDLEIIMQYNSEIRGIYNYYRIADNVSVLGHFNYVMKFSMYKTFGAKYKLHISQVRKKFGFKDFGVQYYTKTGPKICYFYNEGFKKDAKIIKSPNVDSIPYTYSNSNPASLVKRLKANECEWCGKDNTTIEIHHVRRLKDLKGKARWERLMIGRKRKTLALCPECHDKLHAGKLD from the coding sequence TTGAGAAATCCAGTGGATGTATTAAACAGTTTACAGTCAAAAGCATGTAGCGAAAATTATTACTACCAACGATTGTATAGAAATCTATATAACCCAGAGTTTTACCTTTTAGCATATAGTCAGATTTATGCTAAAGAAGGAAATATGACAATGGGTACAGATAACAAAACAATTGATGGTATGGGCATGGAACGAATTAATGAATTGATTGAAAGTCTTAGAAATCACAGTTATCAACCCAAGCCAGCTAGACGTGTTTATATTGAAAAGAAAAACGGTAAGAAAAGACCGTTAGGAATACCTTCTTTTGATGATAAGCTTGTACAAGCAGTTATCAAAATGATTCTTGAAAGTATTTATGAACAGACTTTTTCAAACCTATCACATGGTTTTAGACCAGGTAGAAGCTGTCATACAGCTCTGCAACAAATTCAGGGAAGTTTCACAGGAAGCAAATGGTTTATTGAAGGAGATATAAAAGGATTTTTTGATAATATCAATCATGAAGTACTCATTACTATTTTGCGAAAACGAATTAAAGATGAGTATTTTATAGCTCTGATGTGGAAGTTTCTAAAAGCAGGATACTTGGAGAATTGGACATACCATAAAACTTATTCGGGAACCCCACAGGGCTCATTGATTAGTCCAATTTTATCTAATGTATATTTGAATGAATTGGATAAGTATATGGAAGAATACATTGAGAATTATCAAGCAGGTAAAAGGCGTACTAGAAGTGAAGAATATAGGCATTGGGAATATAAACTCAAGTATCTAAGATATAAGAAATACCCAGTGACTAAACCTGAAAAATGGAATGGATTAACTGATGATGAAAAAAGCGGAGTGGTAAAAGACATCAAGGCTATTAGGTCTAAAATGATGGAATTACCCTATGGAGAAGCTCAAGACGAAGGTTATAGGAGATTAGCTTATACAAGATATGCTGATGATTGGGTATGCGGAGTGATTGGAAATAAAGAAGATGCTATCGCTATAAAAGAAGACATAAAATGCTTCTTAAGTGAAAAACTGAAACTTGAACTATCTGAAGAAAAAACATTGATAACTAATGCAAAGAACAAGGCTAGATTTTTAGGTTTTGATATCTTTACATCGAATAGTGTCAATCATTCTAAAGATAAAAATGGTCATACTCGCAGAACCCAACATATGAAAATCAAGCTATATGTTCCTAGGGAATGTTGGCAGAAAAAGCTAATGGACCATAAAGCCTTAAAAATCAATTACCATAAAGGTGAAGGATATCAAGAAGTTTTTGAGCCGATTCATAGAACCTATCTGATTAGCAATGATGACCTTGAAATTATCATGCAATACAATTCAGAGATTCGTGGAATTTATAATTATTATCGGATTGCTGATAATGTAAGCGTTCTTGGACACTTTAACTATGTTATGAAATTCAGCATGTATAAGACCTTTGGTGCAAAATACAAACTTCATATTTCACAAGTCCGCAAGAAGTTTGGTTTTAAAGATTTTGGAGTTCAGTATTACACTAAAACAGGTCCGAAAATATGTTATTTCTACAATGAAGGATTCAAGAAAGATGCTAAGATTATCAAAAGTCCAAATGTAGATTCGATACCATATACTTATAGTAACAGTAATCCTGCGAGCTTGGTTAAAAGGCTTAAAGCAAATGAATGTGAATGGTGTGGTAAGGATAATACAACCATAGAAATCCATCATGTCAGAAGGCTTAAAGACCTTAAAGGTAAAGCTAGATGGGAACGGTTAATGATAGGTAGAAAAAGAAAAACATTGGCACTTTGCCCAGAGTGTCATGATAAGTTACATGCAGGAAAACTAGATTAA